In the Bombus pyrosoma isolate SC7728 linkage group LG15, ASM1482585v1, whole genome shotgun sequence genome, one interval contains:
- the LOC122575451 gene encoding uncharacterized protein LOC122575451 isoform X5, whose product MTAIARLLAGVVIFGFITRTEGRCSHNSWEKIAGVKPETIDAQTVLFSAVNSNGITKRCFERCERVNCTAFVVDFGRSVCYSVRIEDDELVPEPNSIFYHRVCVKVPVSCARRKLWQVERSPGAVFIDSSAFHLSGPITRNQCYEKCIETGRSCESAQFRTSKPLSIDKTAFGRCSLSLHERGTRPRAYRASMYRDEYLRDQCRNLSKDEYCSYAEFQNVSLPYSDVALMDLDEKQCEKRCDSSVDGFICRGYTFANSSGQPLCLLHSEDTTSLGVSSLIDATNVVYREREPCLDRTMQRFDDDGRVENQRPLLWPALLERIRGYLRRSRTRPLVWATIVVQFNPIVQRLGDQAVRIGCSLNDQAPPQPKNVTVQSSFSFLDPNAGVPPISSTIVNASSQAPIVTMRILDENLAVAMVTHLGQKLTLKIQLSPPDGPYDITAGHLVASSASGDASYLLLDELGCPTDPTTFPALSKDPADGRSLIATFTAFKFPNSQRVRFNVLVRFCLDKCIPTNCNGDKPSYGKRKRASESWSTQTTYHTETTPTSKDETPDELLLELSIIVQNSVASSADRLSSRENSSPDTVLIAGGSEFRKLLQFPNQLKTFFFISRPILLAYYFCSILPLDSVDGLLCVDASLALSLLIFLLIVQIALIVGCLLTVAQYRRTAIRAEEDRANILARHLYGIHGGNLDVARRVRWADHNLSSLSRD is encoded by the exons ATGACGGCGATCGCTCGTCTTCTCGCGGGGGTCGTGATATTCGGCTTTATCACGAGAACAG AGGGCCGCTGTTCGCACAACAGTTGGGAGAAAATCGCTGGCGTTAAACCGGAAACCATCGACGCGCAAACAGTTCTCTTTAGCGCGGTCAACTCAAACGGAATAACGAAGCGTTGCTTCGAAAG GTGCGAACGCGTAAACTGCACCGCGTTCGTGGTAGACTTTGGTAGAAGCGTCTGCTATAGCGTGCGAATAGAGGACGACGAACTGGTACCCGAACCGAATTCCATCTTTTACCACCGAGTTTGCGTGAAAG TGCCGGTAAGCTGCGCGAGACGAAAACTTTGGCAGGTGGAGAGGAGTCCAGGAGCGGTGTTCATCGATTCCAGCGCGTTCCATCTATCTGGTCCGATCACGAGAAACCAATGTTACGAGAAATGCATAGAGACAG GTAGAAGCTGCGAATCCGCGCAATTTCGGACTTCGAAACCCCTTTCGATCGACAAAACAGCGTTCGGACGATGCTCCCTCTCGTTGCACGAACGAGGAACCAGACCGAGAGCGTACAGGGCGTCCATGTACAGAGACGAGTACCTCAGAGATCAATGTCGAAATCTGT CCAAAGACGAGTATTGCTCGTACGCGGAATTCCAAAATGTCTCGTTGCCGTACTCTGACGTCGCTTTGATGGACCTTGACGAGAAGCAG TGCGAGAAAAGATGCGACTCGAGCGTGGATGGTTTTATCTGTCGAGGATATACGTTTGCCAATTCGTCGGGTCAACCACTTTGCCTACTGCACTCGGAAGACACCACCAGTCTAGGAGTTAGCTCGTTGATCGACGCGACGAACGTGGTCTACAGAGAGCGAGAACCTTGTTTAGATC GTACGATGCAACGATTCGACGATGACGGTCGAGTTGAAAACCAGCGACCCCTTCTTTGGCCGGCTCTACTCGAACGGATACGCGGATACCTGCGGCGTTCAAG AACACGACCGCTGGTTTGGGCAACGATCGTGGTACAATTCAATCCGATCGTTCAACGACTTGGCGATCAAGCAGTTAGGATTGGATGCTCGTTAAACGATCAAGCACCTCCGCAACCAAAAAACGTCACCGTTCAATCTAGTTTCAGTTTTCTCGATCCAAA CGCAGGAGTGCCGCCGATCTCTTCAACGATCGTCAACGCGTCCTCGCAAGCGCCGATAGTCACCATGAGGATATTAGACGAGAACCTGGCAGTCGCTATGGTCACGCATTTAGGACAAAAGCTCACTCTGAAGATTCAGTTGAGTCCACCAGATG GTCCTTATGACATTACTGCTGGACACTTAGTAGCGAGCAGCGCTTCCGGCGATGCCTCGTATCTACTACTAGACGAACTCGGATGTCCCACCGATCCAACCACCTTCCCTGCTCTCTCGAAGGATCCAGCCGATGGTCGTTCATTAATCGCAACTTTCACAGCCTTCAAGTTCCCCAATAGTCAACGAGTCCGTTTCAACGTACTCGTCCGATTCTGCTTGGACAAGTGCATACCG ACCAACTGCAACGGCGATAAACCTTCTtatggaaaaaggaaacgagctAGCGAGTCTTGGAGTACGCAGACAACCTACCACACCGAAACAACGCCAACGTCCAAGGACGAAACGCCGGACGAGTTATTGCTGGAACTCTCCATAATCGTGCAAAATTCCGTCGCGTCTTCGGCTGATCGTTTATCTTCGAGGGAGAACTCGTCTCCTGATACAGTCCTAATCGCCGGAGGAAGTGAGTTTCGCAAACTTTTGCAATTTCCAAACCAACtcaaaactttcttttttatttcgcgtCCGATTTTGCTCGCTTATTATTTCTGTTCTATCTTGCCCTTAGATTCTGTGGACGGACTGCTCTGCGTCGACGCTAGTCTCGCTTTGAGTTTACTGATCTTCTTGTTGATCGTTCAAATAGCGCTTATCGTTGGCTGTCTATTGACCGTGGCGCAATACAGAAGAACAGCCATACGAGCGGAAGAAGACAGAGCGAATATCCTAGCCAGACATCTCTACGGCATTCACGGAGGAAACTTGGACGTAGCGCGGAGAGTCAGATGGGCTGATCACAATCTTTCCTCCTTATCTCGTGACTGA